From Sander lucioperca isolate FBNREF2018 chromosome 14, SLUC_FBN_1.2, whole genome shotgun sequence, the proteins below share one genomic window:
- the nln gene encoding neurolysin, mitochondrial isoform X2 has product MLRVLVCRALFSVSKPLLRMTIHNRSVTCARDCSQEGNKRNALRWDLTPEDISTMTDSLINRVKAVYDDVGSLKIENVSVENTLKALAYAKLDYASSLHVLDFPQYVCPSKEVRTASTEADKKLSEFDVEMSMREDVFKRITALQKKHQDNLLPEEKRFLNRLVTLGKRKGLHLSKDIQEDIKRTSKRISALSIEFNKNLNEDNTFLVFSERELGGLADSYLNGLDTTEDGRYKVTLEYPHYYPLMKRCYNPETRRKMETAFHSRCKEVNTAILEELIQLKANVADLLGYSCHANYVLEINMAKNASNVSDFLDTFYETLKPIGIKERKYILALKKRECLMKGYQFDGQINAWDLPYYMNQVEQCKFAVNKDKLIEYFPLDVVTEGLFGIYQELLGLTFNEVEHAHVWHENVKLYSALDTETGEEIGQFYLDLHPRKGKYGHAACFGLQPGCRGPDGKRRLPVAAMVANFTKSRKGCPSLLQHHEVETYFHEFGHVMHELCSKTSFSEFSGTQVETDFVEVPSQMLENWVWEKEPLRRMSRHYKDGTTIPDNLLDKLIASRVANTGLMNLRQVVLGKVDQSLHSSPHADTAEVFAKHCKEILGVPATPGTNMTASFSHLVGGYDGQYYSYLWSEVYSMDIYFSRFKKEGIMNPKVGQEYRKVILEAGGSVDGMDMLKTFLGRGPCQDAFFQCKGLIKSKETQTL; this is encoded by the exons ATGTTGAGAGTTTTAGTCTGCCGAGCGCTTTTCAG CGTCTCTAAACCTCTCCTGAGAATGACCATCCACAACAGGTCTGTGACATGTGCCAGAGACTGCTCTCAGGAAGGAAATAAGAGAAACGCACTGAGATGGGACCTGACCCCAGAAGATATCAGCACCATGACAGACAGCTTGATTAACAGAGTAAAGGCGGTCTACGATGACGTTGGATCTCTAAAGATAGAAAATGTGTCTGTTGAAAACACCCTGAAAGCCTTGGCTTATGCCAAACTGGATTATGCAT CATCACTCCATGTTCTTGATTTCCCCCAGTATGTATGTCCCTCTAAAGAGGTTCGGACAGCGAGCACAGAGGCAGACAAGAAACTGTCTGAGTTTGACGTGGAGATGAGTATGAGGGAAGATGTGTTCAAGCGAATTACAGCCTTGCAG aaGAAGCATCAAGACAACCTTTTACCTGAAGAAAAGAGGTTTTTAAACAGACTTGTTACATTAGGCAAGCGGAAAGGATTGCACCTGTCTAAAGATATACAAGAG GACATAAAAAGAACCTCCAAGCGTATAAGTGCACTCTCCATAGAGTTTAACAAGAATCTGAATGAAGACAATACGTTTCTTGTTTTTTCTGAGCGCGAATTAG GTGGGCTAGCTGATAGCTATCTCAATGGACTGGACACGACAGAAGATGGGCGGTATAAGGTGACACTTGAATATCCCCATTACTACCCCCTGATGAAGAGGTGTTACAATCCTGAGACCAGGAGGAAGATGGAAACGGCTTTTCACAGCAGGTGTAAAGAG gtCAACACAGCGATCCTCGAAGAATTGATACAACTCAAAGCAAATGTCGCGGACTTACTTGGTTACAGTTGCCATGCAAACTATGTTCTGGAGATTAACATGGCCAAGAATGCAAGCAATGTGTCTGACTTTCTTG ACACATTCTATGAAACACTTAAGCCCATTGGAATCAAGGAGAGGAAATATATTCTTGCACTAAAGAAGCGCGAGTGCTTGatgaagggctaccagtttgatggACAGATCAATGCCTGGGACTTGCCCTACTACATGAATCAAGTGGAGCAGTGCAAGTTTGCCGTGAACAAGGATAAACTGATTGAGTATTTCCCGCTTGACGTGGTGACAGAAGGACTGTTTGGAATCTACCAGGAGCTGCTGGGTCTCACTTTCAACGAGGTGGAGCATGCTCATGtgtggcatgaaaatgtcaagcTTTATTCAGCCTTGGACACTGAAACAGGAGAGGAGATTGGTCAGTTTTACCTGGACTTGCATCCAAG GAAAGGAAAGTATGGCCATGCAGCCTGCTTTGGGCTCCAGCCTGGCTGCAGAGGACCTGATGGAAAACGCAGACTTCCAGTGGCAGCTATGGTGGCTAACTTTACCAAGTCCAGAAAAGGTTGTCCCTCTCTTCTCCAGCACCATGAAGTGGAGACTTATTTTCACGAGTTTGGTCATGTTATGCACGAACTCTGTTCTAAG accaGTTTCTCAGAATTCAGTGGAACCCAGGTGGAGACAGACTTTGTGGAGGTGCCTTCGCAGATGCTTGAGAACTGGGTTTGGGAGAAAGAGCCTCTGAGGAGAATGTCTCGCCACTACAAGGATGGCACCACAATCCCAGACAATCTACTCGACAAACTGATTGCATCCAGAGTCGCCAACACTG GACTGATGAACCTGCGTCAGGTAGTCCTCGGTAAAGTGGACCAGTCGCTACACAGCAGCCCTCATGCAGATACAGCTGAGGTGTTTGCAAAGCACTGTAAGGAAATCCTGGGTGTTCCTGCTACGCCAG GTACCAATATGACAGCCAGTTTCAGCCACTTGGTTGGAGGATATGATGGCCAGTACTACAGCTATCTGTGGAGTGAGGTCTACTCCATGGACATTTATTTCAGTCGTTTTAAAAAGGAAGGCATTATGAATCCAAAG GTTGGACAAGAGTACAGAAAGGTGATTCTGGAAGCTGGTGGCTCTGTGGATGGCATGGACATGCTGAAAACCTTCCTTGGCCGTGGCCCATGCCAGGATGCCTTCTTTCAGTGCAAAGGACTGATTAAGTCAAAGGAAACACAGACGTTGTAA
- the nln gene encoding neurolysin, mitochondrial isoform X1 → MRTCVGFDRIFYGACALKAEISVSTFQGGEGDRCCCCFVWTELHVSKPLLRMTIHNRSVTCARDCSQEGNKRNALRWDLTPEDISTMTDSLINRVKAVYDDVGSLKIENVSVENTLKALAYAKLDYASSLHVLDFPQYVCPSKEVRTASTEADKKLSEFDVEMSMREDVFKRITALQKKHQDNLLPEEKRFLNRLVTLGKRKGLHLSKDIQEDIKRTSKRISALSIEFNKNLNEDNTFLVFSERELGGLADSYLNGLDTTEDGRYKVTLEYPHYYPLMKRCYNPETRRKMETAFHSRCKEVNTAILEELIQLKANVADLLGYSCHANYVLEINMAKNASNVSDFLDTFYETLKPIGIKERKYILALKKRECLMKGYQFDGQINAWDLPYYMNQVEQCKFAVNKDKLIEYFPLDVVTEGLFGIYQELLGLTFNEVEHAHVWHENVKLYSALDTETGEEIGQFYLDLHPRKGKYGHAACFGLQPGCRGPDGKRRLPVAAMVANFTKSRKGCPSLLQHHEVETYFHEFGHVMHELCSKTSFSEFSGTQVETDFVEVPSQMLENWVWEKEPLRRMSRHYKDGTTIPDNLLDKLIASRVANTGLMNLRQVVLGKVDQSLHSSPHADTAEVFAKHCKEILGVPATPGTNMTASFSHLVGGYDGQYYSYLWSEVYSMDIYFSRFKKEGIMNPKVGQEYRKVILEAGGSVDGMDMLKTFLGRGPCQDAFFQCKGLIKSKETQTL, encoded by the exons ATGAGGACTTGTGTCGGATTTGATCGCATCTTCTACGGCGCCTGCGCGTTAAAAGCGGAAATAAGCGTTTCCACATTtcaaggaggagagggagaccgctgctgctgctgctttgttTGGACTGAGCTACA CGTCTCTAAACCTCTCCTGAGAATGACCATCCACAACAGGTCTGTGACATGTGCCAGAGACTGCTCTCAGGAAGGAAATAAGAGAAACGCACTGAGATGGGACCTGACCCCAGAAGATATCAGCACCATGACAGACAGCTTGATTAACAGAGTAAAGGCGGTCTACGATGACGTTGGATCTCTAAAGATAGAAAATGTGTCTGTTGAAAACACCCTGAAAGCCTTGGCTTATGCCAAACTGGATTATGCAT CATCACTCCATGTTCTTGATTTCCCCCAGTATGTATGTCCCTCTAAAGAGGTTCGGACAGCGAGCACAGAGGCAGACAAGAAACTGTCTGAGTTTGACGTGGAGATGAGTATGAGGGAAGATGTGTTCAAGCGAATTACAGCCTTGCAG aaGAAGCATCAAGACAACCTTTTACCTGAAGAAAAGAGGTTTTTAAACAGACTTGTTACATTAGGCAAGCGGAAAGGATTGCACCTGTCTAAAGATATACAAGAG GACATAAAAAGAACCTCCAAGCGTATAAGTGCACTCTCCATAGAGTTTAACAAGAATCTGAATGAAGACAATACGTTTCTTGTTTTTTCTGAGCGCGAATTAG GTGGGCTAGCTGATAGCTATCTCAATGGACTGGACACGACAGAAGATGGGCGGTATAAGGTGACACTTGAATATCCCCATTACTACCCCCTGATGAAGAGGTGTTACAATCCTGAGACCAGGAGGAAGATGGAAACGGCTTTTCACAGCAGGTGTAAAGAG gtCAACACAGCGATCCTCGAAGAATTGATACAACTCAAAGCAAATGTCGCGGACTTACTTGGTTACAGTTGCCATGCAAACTATGTTCTGGAGATTAACATGGCCAAGAATGCAAGCAATGTGTCTGACTTTCTTG ACACATTCTATGAAACACTTAAGCCCATTGGAATCAAGGAGAGGAAATATATTCTTGCACTAAAGAAGCGCGAGTGCTTGatgaagggctaccagtttgatggACAGATCAATGCCTGGGACTTGCCCTACTACATGAATCAAGTGGAGCAGTGCAAGTTTGCCGTGAACAAGGATAAACTGATTGAGTATTTCCCGCTTGACGTGGTGACAGAAGGACTGTTTGGAATCTACCAGGAGCTGCTGGGTCTCACTTTCAACGAGGTGGAGCATGCTCATGtgtggcatgaaaatgtcaagcTTTATTCAGCCTTGGACACTGAAACAGGAGAGGAGATTGGTCAGTTTTACCTGGACTTGCATCCAAG GAAAGGAAAGTATGGCCATGCAGCCTGCTTTGGGCTCCAGCCTGGCTGCAGAGGACCTGATGGAAAACGCAGACTTCCAGTGGCAGCTATGGTGGCTAACTTTACCAAGTCCAGAAAAGGTTGTCCCTCTCTTCTCCAGCACCATGAAGTGGAGACTTATTTTCACGAGTTTGGTCATGTTATGCACGAACTCTGTTCTAAG accaGTTTCTCAGAATTCAGTGGAACCCAGGTGGAGACAGACTTTGTGGAGGTGCCTTCGCAGATGCTTGAGAACTGGGTTTGGGAGAAAGAGCCTCTGAGGAGAATGTCTCGCCACTACAAGGATGGCACCACAATCCCAGACAATCTACTCGACAAACTGATTGCATCCAGAGTCGCCAACACTG GACTGATGAACCTGCGTCAGGTAGTCCTCGGTAAAGTGGACCAGTCGCTACACAGCAGCCCTCATGCAGATACAGCTGAGGTGTTTGCAAAGCACTGTAAGGAAATCCTGGGTGTTCCTGCTACGCCAG GTACCAATATGACAGCCAGTTTCAGCCACTTGGTTGGAGGATATGATGGCCAGTACTACAGCTATCTGTGGAGTGAGGTCTACTCCATGGACATTTATTTCAGTCGTTTTAAAAAGGAAGGCATTATGAATCCAAAG GTTGGACAAGAGTACAGAAAGGTGATTCTGGAAGCTGGTGGCTCTGTGGATGGCATGGACATGCTGAAAACCTTCCTTGGCCGTGGCCCATGCCAGGATGCCTTCTTTCAGTGCAAAGGACTGATTAAGTCAAAGGAAACACAGACGTTGTAA
- the sgtb gene encoding small glutamine-rich tetratricopeptide repeat-containing protein beta → MAVEKRLAFSIVQFLRDQTHCGALNSDEQESLEVAIQCLETTFKIGSSDCHLAVPQPLTEIFLNSLLKNDNITIPETSPSPEDIERAEQLKNEGNNHMKEENYRCAVECYTKAIDLDLRNAVYYCNRAAAHSKLGNYTEAIGDCERAIGIDPTYSKAYGRMGLALTAMTKYPEAISYFKKALVLDPENDTYKSNLKIAEQKQKEATSPIAAGLGFDMASLINNPAFISMAASVMQNQQVQQLMSGMMSNAVGGPAAGVGGLSDISSLIEAGQQFAQQIQQQNPELIEQLRNHIRSRSFSGSAEEHS, encoded by the exons ATGGCAGTGGAGAAGCGTCTGGCATTCTCTATTGTGCAGTTCCTACGAGATCAAACACATTGCGGTGCTTTGAATTCTGATGAGCAGGAGAGCCTTGAAG TTGCGATACAGTGTTTGGAGACAACCTTTAAGATCGGCTCCAGTGACTGCCATCTTGCTGTGCCACAGCCTCTGACAGAGATATTCCTCAATTCCCTGCTCAAG AATGACAACATTACCATACCAGAGACCTCCCCATCTCCAGAAGACATTGAACGAGCAGAGCAACTTAAAAATGAAG gaaacaaTCACATGAAAGAAGAGAACTACAGATGTGCAGTGGAGTGCTACACAAAGGCCATTGACTTGGACCTAAGAAACGCTGTGTACTACTGCAATAG GGCTGCAGCTCACAGTAAACTCGGAAATTATACAGAGGCAATTGGGGACTGCGAGAGAGCCATTGGGATTGATCCTACCTACAGCAAAGCCTATGGGAGGATGGG TTTGGCTTTGACAGCCATGACCAAGTATCCAGAGGCAATTTCCTACTTCAAGAAAGCGTTGGTATTAGACCCTGAGAATGATACCTACAAATCCAACCTGAAGATTGCAGAGCAGAAGCAAAAAGAAGCGACCAGCCCA ATAGCGGCTGGATTAGGATTTGACATGGCTAGTTTAATCAACAACCCTGCTTTCATCAGCATG GCTGCAAGCGTGATGCAGAACCAACAAGTACAACAGCT TATGTCAGGAATGATGTCCAATGCAGTCGGGGGTCCTGCAGCAGGAGTGGGTGGACTGTCAGACATTTCCAGCTTGATTGAAGC GGGACAACAGTTCGCCCAGCAGATCCAGCAGCAGAACCCAGAGCTGATCGAGCAGTTAAGGAACCACATCCGGAGCCGCTCCTTCAGCGGCAGCGCCGAGGAACACTCATGA